A window of Halopelagius inordinatus genomic DNA:
TGCGGCAACTGCGACCACTTCGAGTACGTCAGAACCGACGAGGGCATCCAACCGTACTGCGGCCGTCACGACGAACTGATGGACGACATGGACCCCTGCGACGAGTGGACGCCGCGCTGAACCGTTTTTCTCTCCGTCACTCCGCTAATCCGTCGAGTCGCTCCGCGACGTCCGTCCAGTGACTCCCCCGCCAGAACACCTGTCCGCAGTCGCGACACCGGTAGCGTCTCGCCTCCTCGGCGTCCGGCGCGTACTCCGGCACGTCATCCCCGTCGCCGACGGGGACGACGACGCCGTTGCACGACCCACAGCGGACGGGGTCGTCGCTCAGCGTCAGGTCGTACCCCGCGTCGCGGAACTCCCGCAACTGCGCTTCGATGTCTTTCGTGCGCAGGAGGACGCTCTCTCTCGCGCGCCGGGCGAGTTGCTCGTCTCGCGTGACGAGCGTTCGACCCTCCGTCGCGGCGCGTTCGAGGAGTCTCTCGTCGCCGGGGTCGTCGCCGCTATCGAGGACGTAGGCGGCGTCGTAGCCGCACATCCGCAGGTATCTCGCGAGTTTGCCGAGCATCGCGTCCA
This region includes:
- a CDS encoding Mut7-C RNAse domain-containing protein, producing the protein MVGDAESGPEESLLVDAMLGKLARYLRMCGYDAAYVLDSGDDPGDERLLERAATEGRTLVTRDEQLARRARESVLLRTKDIEAQLREFRDAGYDLTLSDDPVRCGSCNGVVVPVGDGDDVPEYAPDAEEARRYRCRDCGQVFWRGSHWTDVAERLDGLAE